A region of Bos javanicus breed banteng chromosome 17, ARS-OSU_banteng_1.0, whole genome shotgun sequence DNA encodes the following proteins:
- the TSSK1B gene encoding testis-specific serine/threonine-protein kinase 1, whose protein sequence is MDDAAVLKRRGYIMGINLGEGSYAKVKSAYSERLKFNVAVKIIDRKKAPTDFLEKFLPREIEILAMLNHRSIIKTYEIFETSDGKVYIVMELGVQGDLLEFIKTRGALQEDDARKKFHQLSSAIKYCHDLDVVHRDLKCENLLLDKDFNIKLSDFGFSKRCLRDDSGRLTLSKTFCGSAAYAAPEVLQGIPYQPKVYDIWSLGVILYIMVCGSMPYDDSNIKKMLRIQKEHRVNFPRSKHLTGECKDLIYRMLQPDVTRRLHIDEILSHCWVQPKARGLSSAAVNKEGESSRAAEPAWTPEPSSDKKSATKLEPREEARPEPRAELSPEEEMATVQVSRQSEAVGLPSEQPSKTEEGAPPQPSETHA, encoded by the coding sequence ATGGATGACGCTGCCGTCCTCAAGCGACGAGGCTACATCATGGGGATCAATTTGGGAGAGGGCTCCTACGCCAAAGTCAAATCCGCTTACTCTGAGCGCCTCAAGTTCAATGTGGCGGTCAAGATCATCGACCGCAAGAAAGCCCCCACGGACTTCCTGGAGAAATTCCTTCCCCGGGAAATTGAGATTCTGGCCATGCTAAACCACCGCTCCATCATCAAGACCTACGAGATCTTCGAGACGTCAGATGGCAAGGTCTACATCGTCATGGAACTCGGGGTCCAGGGTGACCTCCTTGAGTTCATCAAGACCCGGGGGGCCCTGCAGGAAGACGACGCTCGCAAGAAGTTCCACCAGCTGTCCTCGGCCATCAAATACTGCCACGACCTGGACGTCGTCCACCGAGACCTCAAGTGCGAGAACCTTCTCCTCGACAAGGACTTCAACATCAAGCTGTCCGACTTTGGCTTCTCCAAGCGCTGCCTGCGGGACGACAGCGGCCGGCTGACGCTGAGCAAGACCTTCTGCGGGTCGGCGGCGTACGCGGCCCCCGAGGTGCTGCAGGGCATCCCCTACCAGCCCAAGGTGTACGACATCTGGAGCCTGGGCGTGATTCTCTACATCATGGTCTGCGGCTCCATGCCGTATGACGACTCCAACATCAAGAAGATGCTGCGCATCCAGAAGGAGCACCGTGTCAACTTCCCGCGCTCCAAGCACCTGACGGGCGAGTGCAAGGACCTCATCTACCGGATGCTGCAGCCGGACGTCACCCGGCGCCTGCACATCGACGAGATCCTCAGCCACTGCTGGGTCCAGCCCAAGGCCCGGGGCCTGTCCTCCGCAGCCGTCAACAAGGAGGGCGAGAGCTCCCGGGCTGCTGAGCCCGCATGGACCCCCGAACCCAGCTCCGACAAGAAGTCCGCCACCAAGCTGGAGCCCCGGGAAGAGGCGCGGCCCGAGCCCCGGGCTGAGCTGAGCCccgaggaggagatggcaacggTGCAGGTGTCCCGGCAGTCAGAGGCCGTGGGTCTGCCCAGTGAGCAGCCCAGCAAGACCGAGGAGGGGGCGCCCCCGCAGCCTTCAGAGACGCACGCCTAG
- the TSSK2 gene encoding testis-specific serine/threonine-protein kinase 2, with product MDDAAVLRKKGYIVGINLGKGSYAKVKSAYSERLKFNVAVKIIDRKKTPTDFVERFLPREMDILATVNHRSIIKTYEIFETSDGRIYIVMELGVQGDLLEFIKCRGALHEDVARKMFRQLSSAVKYCHDLDVVHRDLKCENLLLDKDFNIKLSDFGFSKRCLRDGSGRLTLSKTFCGSAAYAAPEVLQGIPYQPKVYDIWSLGVILYIMVCGSMPYDDSDIKKMLRIQKEHRVDFPRSKNLTGECKDLIYRILQPDVTRRLHIDEILSHAWLQPPKPKAMPSASFKREGEGKYRADCKLDPRPGSRPEHRPDHKLGAKTQHRLLVVPETEDRVEERLAEASRAKDPHASGAEVGKAST from the coding sequence ATGGACGATGCCGCGGTCCTGAGGAAGAAGGGTTACATCGTGGGCATCAACCTGGGCAAGGGCTCCTACGCCAAGGTCAAGTCCGCCTACTCTGAGCGCCTCAAGTTCAACGTGGCGGTCAAGATCATCGACCGCAAGAAGACGCCCACGGACTTCGTGGAGAGATTCCTGCCCCGGGAGATGGACATCCTGGCGACTGTCAACCACCGCTCCATCATCAAGACCTACGAGATCTTTGAGACGTCCGACGGCCGCATCTACATCGTCATGGAGCTTGGCGTCCAGGGCGACCTCCTCGAGTTCATCAAGTGCCGGGGGGCCCTGCACGAGGATGTGGCGCGCAAGATGTTCCGGCAGCTGTCCTCGGCCGTCAAGTACTGCCATGACCTGGACGTCGTCCACCGAGACCTCAAGTGCGAGAACCTTCTCCTCGACAAGGACTTCAACATCAAGCTGTCCGACTTTGGCTTCTCCAAGCGCTGCCTGCGGGACGGCAGCGGCCGGCTGACGCTGAGCAAGACCTTCTGCGGGTCGGCGGCGTACGCGGCCCCCGAGGTGCTGCAGGGCATCCCCTACCAGCCCAAGGTGTACGACATCTGGAGCCTGGGCGTGATTCTCTACATCATGGTCTGCGGCTCCATGCCGTATGACGACTCCGACATCAAGAAGATGCTGCGCATCCAGAAGGAGCACCGCGTGGACTTCCCGCGCTCCAAGAACCTGACGGGTGAGTGCAAGGACCTCATCTACCGCATCCTGCAGCCGGACGTCACCCGGCGCCTGCACATCGACGAGATCCTCAGCCACGCGTGGCTGCAGCCCCCCAAGCCCAAGGCCATGCCCTCCGCCTCCTTCAAGCGGGAGGGCGAGGGCAAGTACCGGGCTGACTGCAAGCTGGACCCGCGGCCCGGCTCGCGGCCCGAGCACCGGCCCGACCACAAGCTGGGGGCCAAGACCCAGCACCGGCTGCTCGTGGTGCCCGAGACCGAGGACCGCGTGGAGGAGCGGCTGGCCGAAGCCTCCAGGGCGAAGGACCCCCACGCCTCCGGAGCTGAGGTGGGGAAGGCGAGCACCTAG
- the ESS2 gene encoding splicing factor ESS-2 homolog, whose amino-acid sequence MASPGAPARSQLLPAASGPRRKRAAGDAGAATGRQRVLDEEEYIEGLQTVIQRDFFPDVEKLQAQKEYLEAEENGDLERMRQIAIKFGSALGKTSREPPPPYVTPATFETPELHMGPSVVGGKARARGRGLEDGDGEAAEEAAAEPLPSLDVFLSRHTSEDNASFREIMEVAKERGRARHAWLYQAEEEFEKRQKDSLALPSAEHQAVESGQAGVETWKYKAKNSLMYYPEGVPDEEQLLKKPRQVVHKNTRFLRDPFSQALSRSQLQQAAALNAQHKQGKVGPDGKELIPHESPRVGGFGFVATPSPAPGVSESPLMTWGEVESTPLRAEGPDTPYVDRTPGPAFKILEPGRRERLGLKMANEAAAKNRAKKQEALRRVTENLASLTPKGLSPAMSPALQRLVSRTASKYTDRALRASYTPSPARASHLKTPASGPQTPTSTPAPGSATRTPLSQDPACITDNLLQLPARRKASDFF is encoded by the exons ATGGCGTCGCCGGGCGCGCCGGCCCGCTCCCAGCTGCTTCCAGCAGCGTCCGGTCCCCGGAGGAAGCGCGCAGCCGGCGACGCTGGGGCTGCGACCGGCAGGCAGCGGGTCCTGGACGAAGAGGAGTACATTGAG GGCCTCCAGACGGTCATCCAGAGAGACTTCTTTCCCGACGTGGAGAAGCTGCAGGCACAGAAGGAGTACCTGGAGGCTGAGGAGAATGGAGACCTCGAGCGGATGCGCCAGATCGCCATCAAATTCGGCTCCGCCCTGGGCAAGACATCCCGAGAGCCCCCGCCACCCT ATGTCACGCCAGCCACGTTTGAAACCCCTGAGCTGCATATGGGCCCCAGCGTGGTGGGCGGCAAGGCCAGGGCCCGGGGCCGCGGCCTGGAGGATGGTGACG GAGAGGCTGCGGAGGAGGCGGCGGCCGAGCCCCTGCCCAGCCTGGACGTCTTCCTGAGCCGGCACACCAGTGAGGACAACGCCTCGTTCCGGGAGATCATGGAGGTGGCCAAGGAGAGGGGCCGGGCGCGCCACGCCTGGCTCTACCAGGCCGAGGAGGAGTTTGAGAAG AGGCAGAAGGACAGTCTTGCGCTCCCATCGGCCGAGCACCAGGCGGTCGAGAGTGGCCAGGCCGGAGTGGAGACCTGGAAGTACAAGGCCAAGAACTCCCTCATGTACTACCCAGAGG GCGTCCCCGATGAAGAGCAGCTGTTGAAGAAGCCACGGCAGGTGGTGCATAAGAACACGCGCTTCCTCAGGGATCCCTTCAGCCAGGCCCTCAGCAGGTCGCAGCTGCAGCAGGCAGCCGCCCTCAACGCGCAG CACAAACAGGGCAAGGTGGGCCCGGACGGCAAGGAGCTCATTCCCCACGAGTCCCCCCGAGTGGGCGGCTTTGGATTCGTCGCGACGCCTTCTCCTGCCCCTG GCGTGAGCGAGTCCCCGCTGATGACCTGGGGGGAAGTCGAGAGCACGCCCCTGAGAGCGGAAGGGCCAGACACTCCCTACGTGGACAGGACGCCGGGGCCAGCCTTCAAG ATCCTGGAGCCAGGCCGCAGGGAACGGCTGGGCCTGAAGATGGCCAACGAGGCCGCCGCCAAGAACCGGGCCAAGAAGCAGGAGGCCCTGCGGAGAGTGACGGAGAACCTGGCCAG CCTCACCCCCAAGGGCCTGAGCCCTGCCATGTCCCCGGCCCTGCAGCGCCTGGTGAGCAGGACGGCCAGCAAGTACACGGACCGAGCCCTACGGGCCAGCTACACCCCGTCCCCCGCCCGCGCCAGCCACCTCAAGACCCCGGCCAGCGGGCCCCAGACCCCGACGAGCACACCGGCCCCCGGCTCGGCGACACGCACCCCACTCAGCCAGGACCCAGCCTGCATCACGGACAACTTGTTGCAGCTCCCCGCCCGGCGCAAGGCCTCAGACTTCTTCTAG
- the SLC25A1 gene encoding tricarboxylate transport protein, mitochondrial, which produces MAAPRALAAAAPAPGKAALTHPGKAILAGGLAGGIEICITFPTEYVKTQLQLDERSHPPRYRGIGDCVRQTVRSHGVLGLYRGLSSLLYGSIPKAAVRFGTFEFLSNHMRDAQGRLDSTRGLLCGLGAGVAEAVVVVCPMETIKVKFIHDQTSASPKYRGFFHGVREIVREQGLKGTYQGLTATVLKQGSNQAIRFFVMTSLRNWYRGDNPNKPMNPLITGVFGAIAGAASVFGNTPLDVIKTRMQGLEAHKYRNTLDCGLQILRNEGLKAFYKGTVPRLGRVCLDVAIVFIIYDEVVKLLNKVWRTD; this is translated from the exons aTGGCCGCACCCCGCGCTTTGGCGGCCGCCGCGCCCGCGCCGGGGAAGGCCGCACTCACTCACCCGGGGAAGGCGATCCTGGCAG GCGGCCTGGCGGGCGGTATCGAAATCTGCATCACTTTCCCCACCGAGTACGTGAAGACGCAGCTGCAGCTGGACGAGCGCTCGCACCCGCCGCGCTACCGGGGCATCG gggactGCGTACGGCAGACAGTCCGCAGCCATGGCGTCCTGGGCCTGTACCGCGGCCTCAGCTCCCTGCTCTACGGGTCCATCCCCAAGGCGGCCGTCAG GTTCGGGACGTTCGAATTTCTCAGCAACCACATGCGGGACGCCCAGGGACGGCTGGACAGCACGCGCGGGCTGCTGTGCGGCCTGGGCGCCGGAGTGGCCGAGGCCGTGGTGGTCGTGTGCCCCATGGAGACCATCAAG GTGAAATTTATCCATGACCAGACCTCTGCCAGCCCCAAATACCGAGGATTCTTCCACGGGGTCAGGGAGATCGTGCGGGAACAAG GGCTGAAGGGGACGTACCAAGGCCTCACGGCCACCGTGCTGAAGCAGGGATCCAATCAGGCCATCCGCTTCTTCGTCATGACTTCCCTGCGCAACTGGTACCGAG GAGACAACCCCAACAAACCCATGAACCCACTGATCACTGGTGTGTTCGGAGCCATCGCGGGCGCAGCCAGTGTCTTCGGGAACACTCCACTGGACGTGATCAAGACCCGGATGcag GGACTGGAAGCACACAAGTACCGGAACACGTTGGACTGCGGCCTGCAGATCCTGAGGAACGAGGGACTCAAGGC GTTCTACAAGGGCACTGTCCCGCGCCTCGGCCGGGTCTGCCTGGACGTGGCCATCGTGTTCATCATCTACGACGAGGTGGTGAAGCTTCTCAACAAAGTGTGGAGGACGGACTGA
- the GSC2 gene encoding homeobox protein goosecoid-2, whose protein sequence is MAAARGAAGRGAPGRPCPFSIEHILSGLPERSPQARAARPPPPAPDRQSPSEPGEPGAPEAARCACCCCCGPRGPPEADGRLGARLAWPLRLAPAAPLPWAAPSGGPGAQPGAGVQGPPRRTRRHRTIFSEEQLRALEALFMQNQYPDVGTRERLAGRIRLREERVEVWFKNRRAKWRHQKRAAASARLLSGPKKPPRESC, encoded by the exons ATGGCGGCGGCGAGGGGCGCGGCGGGCCGCGGGGCACCCGGGCGGCCCTGCCCCTTCTCCATCGAGCACATCCTCTCCGGCCTGCCCGAGCGCAGCCCCCAAGCCCgggccgcccgcccgccgccgccggcccCTGACCGCCAGAGCCCCTCGGAGCCGGGGGAGCCCGGGGCGCCGGAGGCCGCGCGCTGCGCCTGCTGCTGTTGTTGCGGCCCCCGCGGGCCCCCGGAAGCGGACGGGCGGCTGG GCGCGCGGCTGGCGTGGCCGCTGCGGCTGGCACCCGCGGCGCCCTTGCCCTGGGCCGCGCCCTCCGGGGGCCCCGGGGCGCAGCCAGGCGCGGGTGTTCAGGGCCCGCCGCGGCGCACGCGGCGTCACCGCACCATCTTTAGCGAGGAGCAGCTGCGGGCCCTGGAGGCCCTCTTCATGCAAAACCAGTACCCCGACGTGGGCACGCGCGAGCGCCTGGCCGGCCGCATCCGCCTGCGAGAGGAGCGCGTGGAG GTCTGGTTCAAGAACCGCCGGGCCAAGTGGCGACACCAGAAGCGCGCGGCGGCGTCCGCGCGGCTCCTATCCGGACCCAAGAAGCCCCCGAGGGAGAGCTGCTGA